In Cydia splendana chromosome 26, ilCydSple1.2, whole genome shotgun sequence, the following are encoded in one genomic region:
- the LOC134803537 gene encoding zinc finger protein 135-like — translation MSSNTCLFCLGPEGTEDIFQHYHEGRNEMYSEILLKTYNVTVPQDIRNSKICEQCITELRAAAEFKTKVIKSINYLASAHLKVQNDDCDDFDDKISVEFDEGPQPVENTVENTGLYVIKLNSKNSFYDDNKKTSVAHDTEVVGFNDDDDDETSLVQETSLLEERKGKGYQRSVQQNLKQPESQNHKDLKENSLRLVFNSNICLFKSLKTKYGCFVCKEAFLSIKDLREHSKIHSNAEAIKAKFNRLRGMSYQNADISNLECTKCGSACLDFTELKKHLIENHEIKFGDTEHFLIPYKLQDSFKCVLCSEKFNTYMRLSIHMNNHYSNNVCEICGNSYINRISLRIHMQTQHKEKKCSLCSDTFLTSYARVRHMRTHHNSSMSKRYCLICGKTFLYTYQLIEHKILEHGAKRQLSKCSICPKTFPNQQNLKIHIRSVHVRERNFPCHACEMRFFTKSDQKRHEKTHLDEKSYVCGICESKFKGKDSLRRHLKRQHGHT, via the exons ATGTCTTCGAATACGTGCCTGTTCTGCCTAGGGCCAGAAGGCACGGAAGACATTTTCCAACATTATCATGAAGGAAGGAATGAAATGTATTCTGAGATATTATTGAAAACTTATAATGTAACC GTACCGCAAGACATCCGAAACAGCAAGATTTGTGAACAGTGTATAACTGAACTGCGGGCAGCTGCAGAATTCAAAACTAAAGTTATAAAATCAATCAACTACTTGGCATCGGCACATTTGAAAGTACAAAATGACGACTGTGATGATTTTGATGACAAAATTAGTGTTGAATTTGATGAAGGCCCACAACCTGTTGAAAATACTGTTGAAAATACAG GTCTTTATGTCATAAAACTGAACTCCAAGAATAGTTTTTATGATGATAACAAGAAGACTTCTGTAGCGCATGATACTGAGGTTGTGGGTttcaatgatgatgatgatgatgaaacaaGTTTAGTGCAAGAAACAAGCTTATTGGAAGAAAGAAAAGGTAAAG GTTATCAAAGGAGTGTGCagcaaaatttaaaacaaccGGAATCACAAAACCACAAGGACTTAAAGGAAAATTCTTTAAGACTAGTTTTCAACTCCAATATATGTCTATTCAAATCTTTGAAGACCAAATATGGCTGCTTTGTCTGCAAAGAAGCATTTCTTAGCATAAAAGATTTAAGAGAACATTCGAAAATACACTCTAATGCAGAGGCGATAAAAGCCAAATTCAATCGCTTGAGAGGCATGTCATACCAAAACGCAGATATTTCAAATTTAGAATGCACAAAATGTGGATCGGCGTGCTTGGATTTTACCGAATTGAAAAAACACCTCATAGAAAACCATGAGATTAAATTTGGAGACACTGAACATTTTTTAATACCGTACAAATTACAGGATTCCTTCAAATGTGTTTTATGTAGTGAAAAATTCAACACATACATGAGACTGTCCATCCATATGAATAACCATTATTCAAACAATGTATGCGAAATTTGCGGAAATTCTTATATAAATAGAATAAGTCTAAGAATCCATATGCAAACGCAGcataaagaaaaaaagtgtagtCTATGCTCTGATACTTTTTTAACAAGTTACGCGCGGGTTAGGCACATGAGGACACACCATAACAGTTCCATGTCAAAGAGGTATTGTCTTATCTGTGGTAAAACGTTCCTTTACACGTATCAGCTGATCGAGCATAAAATTTTAGAGCACGGCGCGAAACGACAGTTGAGTAAATGTTCTATATGCCCAAAAACGTTCCCGAATCAGCAGAATTTGAAGATTCACATACGTTCCGTACATGTTAGAGAGAGGAATTTTCCTTGTCACGCTTGTGAGATGAGGTTTTTTACCAAGTCAGATCAGAAAAGGCATGAGAAAACGCATTTAGATGAAAAGTCGTATGTTTGTGGGATTTGCGAGAGTAAATTTAAGGGGAAAGACTCTTTGAGGAGGCATTTGAAGCGCCAGCACGGACATACTTAG